One Bdellovibrio bacteriovorus str. Tiberius DNA segment encodes these proteins:
- a CDS encoding polyhydroxyalkanoate synthesis regulator DNA-binding domain-containing protein, with the protein MINQNETMTSKPNSKVKIIKRYQNRKLYDTQQSCYVTLDDIAKMIRTNEEVMVIDNKSKNDITAATLTQIIFEAEKKASQYAPLFTLREIIQNGNGSISGYLAKLGAFPQDYMTKQQVNTVVENASTDSVKQNLENRVATAATRYNTDTTAKVAAEKATVLPGLQQDDETPNLPGTSLLNN; encoded by the coding sequence TTGATCAACCAAAACGAAACAATGACATCGAAGCCAAATTCTAAAGTTAAAATCATCAAGCGCTATCAGAACCGCAAACTCTACGACACTCAACAAAGCTGCTATGTGACTTTGGACGATATCGCTAAGATGATCCGCACTAACGAAGAAGTGATGGTTATCGACAACAAGTCTAAAAATGACATCACTGCTGCGACTCTGACTCAGATCATCTTCGAGGCTGAAAAGAAAGCATCTCAGTACGCTCCTCTTTTCACACTGCGTGAGATCATCCAGAACGGTAACGGCAGCATCTCTGGTTACTTGGCTAAACTTGGCGCGTTCCCTCAGGACTACATGACCAAGCAACAAGTGAACACGGTTGTTGAAAACGCTTCTACTGACAGCGTTAAACAAAACTTGGAAAACCGCGTTGCAACTGCGGCGACTCGCTACAACACAGACACTACTGCTAAAGTAGCTGCTGAAAAAGCGACTGTACTTCCAGGTCTTCAACAAGACGACGAAACTCCAAACCTGCCAGGCACTTCTTTGTTGAACAACTAA